The Bradysia coprophila strain Holo2 chromosome X unlocalized genomic scaffold, BU_Bcop_v1 contig_185, whole genome shotgun sequence genome window below encodes:
- the LOC119068407 gene encoding bolA-like protein 3, producing the protein MFRMHKLVALNQFRNISLLSRMWSGANGKPKYTEKELEEALKSKFVQAKNIQVSDVSGGCGAMYEIVVESSEFEGISRVKQHQMITDTLKEEIKDMHGLRIHTAVPK; encoded by the exons atgttTAGAATGCACAAACTTGTCGCTCTGAACCAGTTCCGGAATATATCA TTACTGTCCCGCATGTGGTCGGGAGCAAATGGAAAGCCAAAATATACCGAAAAGGAGCTGGAAGAAGcgttaaaatcaaaatttgtacaG GCGAAAAACATTCAAGTGTCAGACGTTTCGGGTGGCTGTGGAGCAATGTACGAAATTGTTGTTGAATCGTCCGAATTCGAAGGAATATCCCGAGTGAAACAGCATCAAATGATCACTGACACattaaaagaagaaataaaGGACATGCACGGATTACGGATACACACCGCTGtaccaaaatag